The Agrococcus sp. ProA11 genomic sequence CGCGCACGACGGCCCGCAGCGCGATCGCCTCGCCCACGACATCGCCGTCGACCTGCACGGCCCGCGGCTCCTCGAGGCGAGCGTGCGTCTCCTTCGCCTGGCCGTAGCCGAGCGCGGCGCCGGTGCGCTGCCGACCGAGGTGCCCCGTGCGGCGCAGCAGCTTCGTGACGATCAGGTTGTTGCGCGCCATGTAGCCGAGCACCTGCATCCAGCCGCGCGCACCCTGCGGGCGGATGAGGGCGATATCCAGCTTCTGATCGTCGACGACCGCATCCGGCAGCACGACGATGCCGTTCGTGACCGTGCCGCAGTTGCCGATCAGCATGGTGTTCACGGTCGAGCGCACGACGCGACCGCCATCCATGCGCACCTGCACGCGCACCTTGTCGAGACCGGAGATCACGCGGCCCGCGGCGTCGGCGTACGCGAGCCAGCCGACCCGCTTCTTCAGATCCTCATCGGTCTTGTCGATCATCTCGGCGTCGAGCCCGAAGCCGACCATGACCGCGAACGCGTGCTGCGAGCGGGTGCCATCCGGGGCCTCGATCTCGAGCTCGCCCAGGTCGATCTCGCGCTCATCGCCCTCGAACGCGGTGCGCACCGCGGTGCGCAGGTTCGTGACGTCGATGCCGAGGTTGCGCGCGAGCAGGTTGCCGGTGCCGGCGGGGATGATCGCGAGGATCACATCCGTGCTGGTGATGGCATCGGCCGCGACGCGCACCGTGCCGTCGCCACCGGCGACCAGCAGCAGATCGATGTCGGCGGCAAGCGCCGCCTCGACCGCGGCCTTGCCCGCGTCATCGGCATCGGTCTCGAACCACACCGGCTCCGACC encodes the following:
- a CDS encoding diacylglycerol kinase family protein; amino-acid sequence: MRAGIVYNPVKMDRDRLASAVESVQPIEWSEPVWFETDADDAGKAAVEAALAADIDLLLVAGGDGTVRVAADAITSTDVILAIIPAGTGNLLARNLGIDVTNLRTAVRTAFEGDEREIDLGELEIEAPDGTRSQHAFAVMVGFGLDAEMIDKTDEDLKKRVGWLAYADAAGRVISGLDKVRVQVRMDGGRVVRSTVNTMLIGNCGTVTNGIVVLPDAVVDDQKLDIALIRPQGARGWMQVLGYMARNNLIVTKLLRRTGHLGRQRTGAALGYGQAKETHARLEEPRAVQVDGDVVGEAIALRAVVREDALVVRVPHRRAHQGVAV